The Fusobacteriaceae bacterium genome window below encodes:
- a CDS encoding HAMP domain-containing protein has translation MQTLKRQLSLTIVFLVFVTVSLISFVSNTMIRHKFESYVTKRQEEKSRSIVETMEMLYNRETADWNRDSIHTLGMNVLQEGYIIKVSDAEGQIVWDAENHDMSYCHEVMSQIERRMKSYGTPGEFVTKNYPLTQGGQPVGGMDIIYFGPFFLNESDFSFLNSLNLIIVLIGLAALAVAFVIGGVLARRIAAPVAETAKAARDIAAGHYDVKARDNTKTRELHNLVGAINQLAAALSEQENLRKCLCADVAHELRTPLTTLGTHLEAMIEGIWEATPERLRSCHEEIERLGKLVSDVENLQRVESDNLKLRKKPVELLALAKSVGQSFEGILAQKELKLMISGEETTADADPDKIRSVLVNLISNAVKYTEAGGEITIRTADQTEKSRIVVEDTGPGITQAELPRIFERFYRADRSRNRETGGSGIGLAIVKAVVTAHGGSVRAENVTPHGARFIVEIGKS, from the coding sequence ATGCAGACGCTCAAGCGGCAATTGTCCCTGACCATTGTCTTTTTGGTATTTGTGACCGTAAGCCTCATCAGTTTTGTCTCCAATACCATGATCCGGCACAAATTCGAATCCTATGTGACCAAGCGCCAGGAGGAAAAATCCCGGAGCATCGTGGAAACCATGGAAATGCTCTACAACCGGGAGACGGCCGATTGGAACCGGGATTCCATCCACACGCTGGGCATGAACGTCCTGCAGGAAGGGTATATCATCAAAGTCAGCGACGCGGAGGGGCAAATCGTCTGGGACGCCGAAAACCACGACATGAGCTACTGCCACGAAGTCATGAGCCAGATAGAGCGCCGCATGAAAAGCTACGGGACCCCGGGGGAATTTGTGACGAAAAATTATCCTTTGACCCAGGGAGGACAGCCCGTCGGGGGCATGGACATTATCTATTTCGGCCCCTTTTTCTTAAACGAGAGCGACTTTTCCTTTTTGAACTCGCTGAATCTGATTATCGTATTGATCGGTCTTGCGGCCCTGGCCGTGGCCTTCGTGATCGGAGGCGTCCTCGCCCGAAGGATCGCGGCGCCTGTGGCTGAGACGGCAAAGGCCGCGAGGGACATCGCGGCCGGACATTATGACGTCAAGGCCCGGGACAACACGAAGACCCGGGAGCTGCACAACCTTGTGGGGGCAATCAATCAGCTGGCCGCAGCCCTTTCGGAACAGGAAAACCTGCGGAAATGCCTGTGCGCAGACGTGGCCCATGAGCTGCGGACGCCCCTCACGACGCTGGGAACCCATTTGGAGGCCATGATCGAAGGCATATGGGAAGCGACGCCCGAGCGGCTCCGGAGTTGCCATGAGGAAATTGAGCGCCTGGGCAAGCTCGTTTCCGACGTGGAAAATTTGCAGCGGGTCGAAAGCGATAATCTGAAGCTCCGGAAAAAACCCGTGGAACTGCTGGCTCTGGCCAAAAGCGTCGGGCAGTCCTTCGAAGGGATCCTTGCGCAAAAGGAGCTGAAGCTCATGATTTCCGGAGAAGAAACCACGGCCGACGCCGATCCCGACAAGATCCGGAGCGTTTTGGTCAATCTCATTTCAAACGCCGTCAAATATACGGAAGCCGGCGGTGAAATTACCATTCGGACCGCGGATCAGACGGAGAAAAGCAGGATTGTCGTCGAAGATACGGGACCGGGCATTACGCAAGCGGAGCTTCCCCGGATATTCGAACGTTTTTACCGGGCGGACCGTTCCCGCAATCGGGAAACCGGCGGATCCGGCATCGGTCTTGCCATCGTAAAGGCTGTCGTGACGGCCCATGGCGGCAGCGTCCGGGCGGAGAACGTCACGCCGCACGGAGCGCGATTCATTGTGGAAATCGGGAAATCTTGA